In the Candidatus Saccharibacteria bacterium oral taxon 488 genome, one interval contains:
- a CDS encoding ATP-binding cassette domain-containing protein: MIADIHITEKSFGDKTLMRDVKFSVDDGEKIGVVGRNGIGKSTLFGILAGTDTDYTGEVIFRRGITMASTAQEHHGLGDQTVLAYILAGLPEYASLKKIIDEYPETMGDNMHKIEEYTQALERFDQKGFYQIEEKIARELDNFQLSGCGERPLGSLSGGQKRLVEIVKIMHAGAHLALIDEPTNHMDYVAKQQFIDWMSSQPRQAMLIITHDRDVLGQVDRIIELKDGRAVSYRGNYDAYLKQNAQATAAGMNNFEHIEKRMTNLKQKVLDYQRLKEKSRNPGTIQKFKRLENEARAELAELSEMDKPTFWIDKQSAGQLDYKSAERYGNFKARNIRLSMKDAASRSQHVLVRVEDAAVGVGERMLLNSRAAATPPSSARAHSSLKSPLEILRERSAETSVTHERFTVSGGGGVAPAAPILYSGNLFLDPQVRVGVYEQEIDERYLADPLEAAIEKLYLGRDLPISDTKIRQLLADYLFTEADRMTPLARLSGGQKARFQIIAMLANDPQLLILDEPTNHLDLPSIEELETALAKYSGAILYVSHDNYFRQAIGGEVVQIGAA; the protein is encoded by the coding sequence ATGATAGCCGACATCCACATCACCGAAAAAAGTTTTGGCGACAAGACGTTGATGCGTGACGTCAAGTTTAGTGTGGACGACGGCGAGAAAATTGGTGTGGTCGGCCGCAATGGCATCGGCAAGTCAACGTTGTTTGGTATCTTGGCGGGTACGGACACCGACTATACCGGGGAGGTGATTTTCCGGCGCGGCATCACCATGGCGTCGACGGCGCAGGAACACCACGGCTTGGGCGACCAGACGGTGCTTGCCTACATTCTGGCGGGGCTGCCGGAATATGCGAGCTTGAAGAAAATCATTGATGAGTATCCCGAGACTATGGGCGATAATATGCATAAGATTGAGGAGTACACCCAGGCGTTGGAGCGATTTGATCAAAAAGGGTTTTATCAGATTGAGGAGAAGATTGCCCGAGAGCTTGATAATTTTCAGCTGAGCGGATGCGGTGAGCGGCCGCTTGGTTCCCTGTCGGGCGGACAGAAGCGGCTGGTAGAGATCGTGAAGATTATGCACGCGGGGGCGCATTTGGCGCTGATTGACGAACCGACCAACCACATGGATTATGTGGCTAAGCAACAGTTTATCGACTGGATGAGTTCGCAGCCGCGCCAGGCCATGCTGATCATCACGCACGACCGCGATGTGCTGGGCCAGGTGGATCGGATCATCGAGCTCAAAGACGGCCGAGCGGTCAGCTACCGCGGTAATTATGACGCCTACCTTAAGCAAAATGCTCAGGCGACGGCGGCGGGTATGAATAATTTTGAGCACATTGAAAAGCGGATGACCAACCTCAAGCAAAAGGTGCTGGATTATCAGCGGCTGAAGGAAAAGTCGCGAAACCCCGGCACTATCCAAAAGTTCAAGCGGCTGGAGAATGAAGCGCGGGCCGAGCTGGCGGAATTATCAGAGATGGACAAGCCGACGTTTTGGATCGATAAGCAGTCGGCTGGGCAGCTTGATTATAAATCGGCCGAGCGCTACGGCAATTTCAAGGCGCGCAATATTCGGCTATCGATGAAGGACGCGGCTAGTCGTAGTCAGCACGTGCTGGTGCGAGTTGAGGATGCGGCAGTTGGTGTAGGCGAGCGGATGTTGTTAAATAGTAGGGCAGCAGCCACTCCACCGTCCTCCGCCAGAGCACACTCTTCGCTCAAATCTCCACTGGAGATTCTTCGCGAGCGTTCGGCTGAAACGTCCGTTACTCACGAACGTTTCACAGTCTCTGGCGGAGGAGGTGTCGCACCTGCCGCCCCTATCCTCTACTCCGGCAACCTCTTCCTCGACCCGCAGGTGCGGGTGGGCGTGTATGAGCAAGAGATTGATGAGCGGTATTTGGCGGATCCGTTGGAGGCGGCGATTGAGAAGTTGTATCTTGGCCGTGACCTACCGATTTCTGATACCAAAATTCGCCAACTACTGGCTGATTATCTGTTCACCGAAGCGGATCGGATGACGCCACTGGCGCGTCTGTCGGGTGGCCAGAAAGCCCGCTTTCAGATCATTGCCATGCTGGCGAATGATCCGCAGCTGCTGATTTTGGACGAGCCGACCAACCACCTTGATTTACCAAGCATTGAGGAGTTAGAGACGGCGCTGGCGAAATATTCTGGCGCCATTCTGTACGTCAGCCACGACAATTATTTCCGTCAAGCAATTGGCGGTGAGGTGGTGCAAATCGGCGCAGCATAA
- a CDS encoding NrdH-redoxin codes for MSEDNTANHQDAKVTVYSTSWCAFCHTEMEWLKKLGIDFVAKDIEADPSAKEELLSKNGGNFQGVPVTDVCGEVILGFDRPKLQDALKKNGLISE; via the coding sequence ATGAGCGAAGATAACACGGCCAATCACCAAGACGCCAAAGTCACCGTCTATAGCACCAGCTGGTGCGCATTCTGTCACACCGAGATGGAGTGGTTGAAAAAACTCGGCATCGATTTTGTCGCCAAGGACATCGAGGCTGATCCAAGCGCCAAGGAAGAATTGCTCAGCAAGAACGGCGGCAATTTCCAGGGCGTGCCGGTGACCGATGTTTGCGGCGAGGTCATCCTGGGATTCGACCGGCCGAAACTACAGGATGCGCTGAAGAAGAATGGTTTGATAAGCGAGTAA
- a CDS encoding F0F1 ATP synthase subunit A — translation MGVSITNSHMLGALGLIVLVWLMFRTRAAVLGKKKHNFTTRLVHWTFDGLYNTVRQVIPDQTWARRVAPLCITIFFFVVAQYWLGLLPIVGPITVGSHGTPLFRGGVADLNMTFGLAIVTIVAAQIYAFKYLGFKGNMGRYFVNPLRDPIMAFVGILELVAEFSRLLGLSFRLFGNVLAGEVLLIMIAFLTQFISPAALQPFYLFELFIGGIQAYIFFMLSTVFISLGLVPHGDHAESHDESVHSPVHSPKLVQESEQH, via the coding sequence ATGGGCGTATCGATTACTAATTCGCACATGCTTGGCGCGCTGGGGCTGATCGTTTTGGTGTGGCTGATGTTTCGGACGCGGGCGGCAGTGCTGGGCAAGAAAAAGCATAATTTTACGACGCGGCTGGTACACTGGACATTTGATGGGCTGTACAATACGGTTCGCCAAGTCATCCCTGACCAGACATGGGCGCGTCGAGTGGCGCCACTGTGTATCACTATATTCTTTTTCGTGGTGGCACAATATTGGCTGGGGCTGCTACCGATCGTAGGGCCGATTACTGTGGGTAGTCATGGTACGCCGCTATTTCGTGGCGGTGTGGCTGATCTGAATATGACATTTGGCCTCGCTATTGTGACAATTGTCGCTGCCCAAATTTATGCCTTCAAATACCTTGGTTTTAAGGGTAATATGGGCCGCTACTTTGTTAATCCGCTGCGCGATCCGATCATGGCGTTTGTCGGTATTTTGGAGTTGGTGGCGGAGTTTTCGCGCCTGCTTGGTCTGAGTTTCCGTTTGTTTGGCAACGTGTTGGCCGGCGAGGTGCTGCTGATTATGATCGCCTTTTTGACACAGTTTATTTCCCCGGCGGCGCTCCAGCCATTCTATTTGTTTGAACTATTTATCGGCGGTATTCAGGCATATATTTTCTTTATGCTTTCGACCGTCTTTATTTCTCTGGGTCTCGTACCACATGGCGACCATGCTGAGTCGCATGATGAATCTGTTCACTCCCCTGTCCATAGTCCTAAACTGGTGCAAGAGAGTGAGCAACACTAG
- a CDS encoding H(+)-transporting ATPase — protein sequence MKELAFALTYAIPAALAAIGAGIVGAAAMNAAGRNPEKINDLRTMMILGISFIDALAIIGFVAAIVGKVM from the coding sequence ATGAAAGAATTAGCATTTGCACTCACCTACGCCATTCCAGCTGCACTGGCAGCAATCGGCGCCGGTATCGTCGGCGCGGCAGCGATGAACGCGGCTGGCCGTAATCCAGAGAAAATTAACGACCTGCGCACCATGATGATCCTCGGTATTTCGTTCATCGACGCCCTAGCGATTATCGGTTTCGTGGCGGCTATCGTCGGCAAAGTTATGTAA
- the atpF gene encoding F0F1 ATP synthase subunit B: METILTQFASAEAHAAEKADLFSSLGIDWKLLILQTVAFLILLVILRKWVYPPLAAMLDKREKDMRTAEKAAQSARDNADKAEKMTNELMRKARAEASDIVAAAREEAASVVEQAAAKATAKSETIVSAAQAEIAKEVEQAKKALHNETLELVAEATGKVLNEKVDAKADAKLIATAVKEVA; the protein is encoded by the coding sequence GTGGAGACTATATTGACACAGTTTGCGAGTGCCGAAGCGCACGCGGCCGAAAAGGCCGACCTGTTCAGCTCGCTGGGCATTGACTGGAAGTTGCTGATCTTGCAGACGGTGGCGTTCTTGATCTTGCTGGTGATTCTGCGCAAGTGGGTGTATCCGCCATTGGCAGCGATGCTCGACAAGCGCGAAAAAGACATGCGCACAGCCGAAAAGGCGGCGCAGTCGGCGCGTGATAACGCTGATAAAGCCGAAAAAATGACCAACGAGTTGATGCGAAAAGCTCGGGCGGAGGCCAGTGATATCGTGGCGGCAGCGCGTGAGGAGGCGGCTTCAGTCGTCGAGCAAGCCGCGGCTAAGGCGACTGCCAAGTCCGAGACTATCGTCAGCGCGGCGCAGGCGGAAATCGCCAAGGAAGTTGAACAGGCCAAGAAAGCATTGCACAATGAAACGCTGGAATTGGTGGCTGAGGCAACGGGTAAGGTTTTGAACGAAAAGGTTGATGCTAAGGCCGATGCCAAGCTGATCGCAACCGCGGTCAAGGAGGTCGCCTAG
- a CDS encoding F0F1 ATP synthase subunit alpha — MSKIDVTELAKSLREKIAQLEATEGLEDAGIVIRVGDGVAWVHGLSKAGYSEVLEIETDGGVVEAFALNLMEDEIGAVILGGEEKVKAGASVRRKGAVLDVPVGEELLGRVVDPLGRPLDGGPAIKTKQRGLIERPAIGVMGRKSVHEPLMTGIMSIDAMFPIGRGQRELIIGDRQTGKTAIAIDTMINQARQKTGVVNVYVAIGQKLSKIARLVDRLKEEGVMEQTIVVATSPSDAASLLYLAPYAGTAMGEYFRDNGGHALMIYDDLTKHAVAYRQMSLLLRRPPGREAYPGDVFYLHSRLLERSAKLSDELGAGSLTALPIIETQAGDISAYIPTNVISITDGQIFLETDLFYQGIRPAISAGLSVSRVGGAAQTKAVKSVGGNLKLGLSQFRELASFAQFGSDLDDATKAQIDRGQRLTELLKQPQYQPMSVWEQFVSIHAVTSGAFDNVPVAKIKEAQAGLLTYLWNNAKDAMCELNKGAKPTDEQLQVIDEVTQVVAKGFEE; from the coding sequence ATGAGCAAGATTGATGTGACAGAACTAGCCAAAAGCCTGCGGGAAAAAATCGCGCAGCTGGAGGCAACGGAAGGACTAGAGGACGCTGGCATCGTTATCCGCGTCGGCGACGGCGTGGCGTGGGTGCACGGCCTCAGCAAAGCTGGCTACAGCGAAGTGCTAGAAATCGAGACTGACGGCGGCGTGGTGGAAGCGTTTGCACTGAACTTAATGGAAGATGAAATCGGTGCGGTGATCCTCGGCGGCGAAGAAAAGGTCAAGGCTGGCGCCAGCGTTCGCCGCAAGGGTGCGGTGCTGGATGTGCCGGTTGGTGAGGAACTGCTCGGCCGGGTGGTTGACCCGCTCGGTCGGCCGCTCGATGGCGGACCAGCTATCAAGACCAAGCAGCGCGGGCTGATTGAGCGACCAGCCATCGGCGTGATGGGCCGTAAGTCGGTGCATGAGCCATTGATGACCGGTATCATGTCAATCGACGCCATGTTCCCAATCGGTCGCGGCCAGCGCGAGCTGATCATCGGTGACCGCCAGACTGGTAAGACGGCAATCGCTATCGACACCATGATCAACCAGGCACGGCAAAAGACCGGCGTGGTCAACGTCTACGTGGCGATTGGACAGAAATTATCAAAGATTGCTCGGCTGGTTGACCGCCTGAAAGAAGAAGGCGTGATGGAACAAACCATCGTGGTGGCGACCAGCCCGTCGGATGCGGCTTCCCTGCTGTACTTGGCACCATATGCTGGTACGGCCATGGGTGAATATTTCCGCGACAACGGCGGCCACGCGCTGATGATTTATGATGATTTGACCAAGCACGCCGTGGCCTACCGCCAGATGTCGCTCTTGCTCCGCCGTCCACCGGGACGCGAGGCGTACCCGGGTGATGTGTTCTATCTACACTCTCGCCTCCTCGAGCGTTCAGCCAAGTTGTCGGACGAATTGGGTGCTGGTTCACTGACTGCCCTGCCGATCATCGAGACGCAGGCTGGCGACATCTCGGCCTACATTCCGACCAACGTGATTTCCATCACCGACGGTCAGATTTTCCTGGAAACCGATCTGTTCTACCAGGGTATTCGCCCAGCCATCTCTGCTGGTTTGTCAGTCTCCCGCGTTGGTGGCGCCGCTCAGACCAAGGCGGTTAAGTCGGTCGGCGGTAACTTGAAGCTCGGTCTTTCGCAGTTCCGTGAATTGGCTAGTTTCGCGCAATTTGGCTCAGACCTGGATGATGCGACCAAGGCACAAATTGACCGCGGTCAGCGCCTGACTGAACTGCTCAAGCAGCCGCAATACCAGCCGATGAGCGTCTGGGAACAATTTGTCAGTATCCACGCGGTGACGAGCGGTGCGTTTGACAATGTGCCAGTTGCCAAGATCAAGGAAGCGCAGGCCGGCCTGCTAACGTACCTCTGGAACAATGCCAAGGACGCCATGTGCGAGCTAAACAAGGGTGCCAAGCCAACTGACGAGCAACTCCAGGTCATCGACGAGGTAACGCAGGTGGTAGCGAAAGGGTTTGAGGAGTAA